A stretch of the Panthera uncia isolate 11264 chromosome D1, Puncia_PCG_1.0, whole genome shotgun sequence genome encodes the following:
- the RASGRP2 gene encoding RAS guanyl-releasing protein 2 isoform X1: MRSVICLPGGSGGTVYLWPGSCFRLVGGGLSDDSGKVRDPQLVRMFLMMHPWYIPSSQLAAKLLHIYQQSRKDNSNSLQVKTCHLVRYWISAFPAEFDLNPELAEQIKELKALLDQEGNRRHSSLIDIESVPTYKWKRQVTQRNPVGQKKRKMSLLFDHLEPMELAEHLTYLEYRSFCKILFQDYHSFVTHGCTVDNPVLERFISLFNSVSQWVQLMILSKPTAPQRALVITHFVHVAEKLLQLQNFNTLMAVVGGLSHSSISRLKETHSHVSPETVKLWEGLTELVTATGNYSNYRRRLAACVGFRFPILGVHLKDLVALQLALPDWLDPARTRLNGAKMKQLFSILEELAMVTSLRPPVQANPDLLSLLTVSLDQYQTEDELYQLSLQREPRSKSSPTSPTSCTPPPRPPVLDEWTSAAKPRLDQALLVEHIEKMVESVFRNFDVDGDGHISQEEFQIIRGNFPYLSAFGDLDQNQDGCISREEMVSYFLRSSSVLGGRMGFVHNFHESNSLRPVACRHCKALILGIYKQGLKCRACGVNCHKQCRDRLSVECRRRAQSVSLEGPAPSPSPTHTHHRAFSFSLPRPGRRGSRPPEIREEEVQAVEDGVFDIHL; the protein is encoded by the exons ATGCGGAGCGTTATCTGTCTCCCCGGAGGATCCGGAGGAACTGTCTATCTCTGGCCTGGGAGCTGTTTCCGGCTGGTGGGGGGCGGCTTATCTG ATGACTCCGGGAAGGTGCGAGACCCGCAGCTGGTGCGCATGTTCCTCATGATGCACCCTTGGTACATCCCTTCTTCGCAGCTGGCGGCAAAACTGCTCCACAT CTACCAACAATCCCGGAAGGACAACTCCAATTCGCTGCAGGTGAAAACATGCCACCTGGTCAG GTACTGGATCTCGGCATTCCCAGCAGAGTTTGACTTGAACCCTGAGCTCGCTGAGCAGATCAAGGAGCTGAAGGCTCTGTTAGACCAAGAAGGGAACCGGCGGCACAGCAGCCTCATTGACATCGAGAGTGT ccccacctacAAGTGGAAGCGGCAGGTGACCCAGCGGAACCCCGTAGGACAGAAAAAGCGAAAGATGTCCCTGTTGTTCGACCACCTGGAGCCCATGGAGCTGGCGGAGCATCTCACCTACTTGGAGTATCGCTCCTTCTGCAAGATCCTG TTCCAGGACTATCACAGTTTTGTGACTCACGGCTGCACCGTGGACAACCCCGTCCTGGAGCGATTCATCTCCCTCTTCAACAGTGTGTCGCAGTGGGTGCAACTCATGATCCTCAGCAAGCCCACAGCCCCTCAGCGGGCCCTGGTCATCACACACTTCGTCCACGTGGCAGAG AAGCTCCTGCAGCTGCAGAACTTCAACACACTAATGGCAGTGGTCGGAGGCCTGAGCCACAGTTCCATCTCGCGCCTCAAGGAGACCCACAGTCATGTTAGCCCTGAGACGGTCAAG ctctgggAAGGTCTCACGGAACTGGTGACAGCCACAGGGAACTATAGCAATTACCGACGCCGGCTGGCAGCCTGCGTGGGCTTCCGCTTTCCCATCCTGGGCGTGCACCTCAAGGACCTGGTGGCCCTGCAGCTGGCACTGCCTGACTGGCTGGACCCCGCCCGGACCCGACTTAATGGGGCCAAGATGAAACAGCTCTTCAGCATCCTGGAGGAGCTGGCCATGGTGACCAGCCTTCGGCCACCAGTGCAGGCCAACCCAGATCTGCTGAGCCTACTCACG GTATCTCTGGATCAGTATCAGACAGAGGATGAACTCTACCAGCTGTCCCTGCAGCGGGAGCCGCGCTCGAAGTCCTCG CCAACCAGCCCCACAAGCTGCACCCCGCCTCCCCGGCCCCCGGTGCTGGATGAGTGGACCTCAGCTGCCAAACCCAGGCTGGATCAAGCACTCCTGGTGGAACACATCGAGAAGATGGTGGAG TCTGTGTTCCGGAACTTTGACGTCGATGGGGACGGCCACATCTCACAGGAAGAGTTCCAGATCATCCGTGGGAACTTCCCTTACCTCAGCGCCTTTGGGGACCTCGACCAGAACCA GGATGGCTGCATCAGCAGGGAGGAAATGGTGTCCTACTTCCTGCGCTCCAGCTCGGTGCTGGGCGGCCGCATGGGCTTCGTGCACAACTTCCACGAGAGCAACTCCTTGCGCCCGGTTGCCTGCCGCCACTGCAAGGCCCTG ATCCTGGGCATCTACAAGCAGGGCCTCAAATGCCGAG CCTGCGGCGTGAACTGCCACAAGCAATGTAGAGACCGTCTGTCCGTTGAGTGCCGGCGCCGGGCCCAGAGTGTGAGTCTGGAGGGGCCTGCGCCCTCGCCCTCGCCCACCCACACCCATCACCGAGCCTTCAGCTTCTCCCTGCCCCGCCCAGGTAGGCGAGGCTCCCGGCCTCCAG AGATCAGAGAGGAGGAGGTGCAGGCCGTGGAGGATGGCGTATTTGACATCCACTTGTAA
- the RASGRP2 gene encoding RAS guanyl-releasing protein 2 isoform X5, which produces MSLLFDHLEPMELAEHLTYLEYRSFCKILFQDYHSFVTHGCTVDNPVLERFISLFNSVSQWVQLMILSKPTAPQRALVITHFVHVAEKLLQLQNFNTLMAVVGGLSHSSISRLKETHSHVSPETVKLWEGLTELVTATGNYSNYRRRLAACVGFRFPILGVHLKDLVALQLALPDWLDPARTRLNGAKMKQLFSILEELAMVTSLRPPVQANPDLLSLLTVSLDQYQTEDELYQLSLQREPRSKSSPTSPTSCTPPPRPPVLDEWTSAAKPRLDQALLVEHIEKMVESVFRNFDVDGDGHISQEEFQIIRGNFPYLSAFGDLDQNQDGCISREEMVSYFLRSSSVLGGRMGFVHNFHESNSLRPVACRHCKALILGIYKQGLKCRACGVNCHKQCRDRLSVECRRRAQSVSLEGPAPSPSPTHTHHRAFSFSLPRPGRRGSRPPEIREEEVQAVEDGVFDIHL; this is translated from the exons ATGTCCCTGTTGTTCGACCACCTGGAGCCCATGGAGCTGGCGGAGCATCTCACCTACTTGGAGTATCGCTCCTTCTGCAAGATCCTG TTCCAGGACTATCACAGTTTTGTGACTCACGGCTGCACCGTGGACAACCCCGTCCTGGAGCGATTCATCTCCCTCTTCAACAGTGTGTCGCAGTGGGTGCAACTCATGATCCTCAGCAAGCCCACAGCCCCTCAGCGGGCCCTGGTCATCACACACTTCGTCCACGTGGCAGAG AAGCTCCTGCAGCTGCAGAACTTCAACACACTAATGGCAGTGGTCGGAGGCCTGAGCCACAGTTCCATCTCGCGCCTCAAGGAGACCCACAGTCATGTTAGCCCTGAGACGGTCAAG ctctgggAAGGTCTCACGGAACTGGTGACAGCCACAGGGAACTATAGCAATTACCGACGCCGGCTGGCAGCCTGCGTGGGCTTCCGCTTTCCCATCCTGGGCGTGCACCTCAAGGACCTGGTGGCCCTGCAGCTGGCACTGCCTGACTGGCTGGACCCCGCCCGGACCCGACTTAATGGGGCCAAGATGAAACAGCTCTTCAGCATCCTGGAGGAGCTGGCCATGGTGACCAGCCTTCGGCCACCAGTGCAGGCCAACCCAGATCTGCTGAGCCTACTCACG GTATCTCTGGATCAGTATCAGACAGAGGATGAACTCTACCAGCTGTCCCTGCAGCGGGAGCCGCGCTCGAAGTCCTCG CCAACCAGCCCCACAAGCTGCACCCCGCCTCCCCGGCCCCCGGTGCTGGATGAGTGGACCTCAGCTGCCAAACCCAGGCTGGATCAAGCACTCCTGGTGGAACACATCGAGAAGATGGTGGAG TCTGTGTTCCGGAACTTTGACGTCGATGGGGACGGCCACATCTCACAGGAAGAGTTCCAGATCATCCGTGGGAACTTCCCTTACCTCAGCGCCTTTGGGGACCTCGACCAGAACCA GGATGGCTGCATCAGCAGGGAGGAAATGGTGTCCTACTTCCTGCGCTCCAGCTCGGTGCTGGGCGGCCGCATGGGCTTCGTGCACAACTTCCACGAGAGCAACTCCTTGCGCCCGGTTGCCTGCCGCCACTGCAAGGCCCTG ATCCTGGGCATCTACAAGCAGGGCCTCAAATGCCGAG CCTGCGGCGTGAACTGCCACAAGCAATGTAGAGACCGTCTGTCCGTTGAGTGCCGGCGCCGGGCCCAGAGTGTGAGTCTGGAGGGGCCTGCGCCCTCGCCCTCGCCCACCCACACCCATCACCGAGCCTTCAGCTTCTCCCTGCCCCGCCCAGGTAGGCGAGGCTCCCGGCCTCCAG AGATCAGAGAGGAGGAGGTGCAGGCCGTGGAGGATGGCGTATTTGACATCCACTTGTAA
- the RASGRP2 gene encoding RAS guanyl-releasing protein 2 isoform X2 has product MRSVICLPGGSGGTVYLWPGSCFRLVGGGLSDDSGKVRDPQLVRMFLMMHPWYIPSSQLAAKLLHIYQQSRKDNSNSLQVKTCHLVRYWISAFPAEFDLNPELAEQIKELKALLDQEGNRRHSSLIDIESVPTYKWKRQVTQRNPVGQKKRKMSLLFDHLEPMELAEHLTYLEYRSFCKILFQDYHSFVTHGCTVDNPVLERFISLFNSVSQWVQLMILSKPTAPQRALVITHFVHVAEKLLQLQNFNTLMAVVGGLSHSSISRLKETHSHVSPETVKLWEGLTELVTATGNYSNYRRRLAACVGFRFPILGVHLKDLVALQLALPDWLDPARTRLNGAKMKQLFSILEELAMVTSLRPPVQANPDLLSLLTVSLDQYQTEDELYQLSLQREPRSKSSPTSPTSCTPPPRPPVLDEWTSAAKPRLDQALLVEHIEKMVESVFRNFDVDGDGHISQEEFQIIRGNFPYLSAFGDLDQNQDGCISREEMVSYFLRSSSVLGGRMGFVHNFHESNSLRPVACRHCKALILGIYKQGLKCRACGVNCHKQCRDRLSVECRRRAQSVSLEGPAPSPSPTHTHHRAFSFSLPRPGRRGSRPPGAGCEWGKGC; this is encoded by the exons ATGCGGAGCGTTATCTGTCTCCCCGGAGGATCCGGAGGAACTGTCTATCTCTGGCCTGGGAGCTGTTTCCGGCTGGTGGGGGGCGGCTTATCTG ATGACTCCGGGAAGGTGCGAGACCCGCAGCTGGTGCGCATGTTCCTCATGATGCACCCTTGGTACATCCCTTCTTCGCAGCTGGCGGCAAAACTGCTCCACAT CTACCAACAATCCCGGAAGGACAACTCCAATTCGCTGCAGGTGAAAACATGCCACCTGGTCAG GTACTGGATCTCGGCATTCCCAGCAGAGTTTGACTTGAACCCTGAGCTCGCTGAGCAGATCAAGGAGCTGAAGGCTCTGTTAGACCAAGAAGGGAACCGGCGGCACAGCAGCCTCATTGACATCGAGAGTGT ccccacctacAAGTGGAAGCGGCAGGTGACCCAGCGGAACCCCGTAGGACAGAAAAAGCGAAAGATGTCCCTGTTGTTCGACCACCTGGAGCCCATGGAGCTGGCGGAGCATCTCACCTACTTGGAGTATCGCTCCTTCTGCAAGATCCTG TTCCAGGACTATCACAGTTTTGTGACTCACGGCTGCACCGTGGACAACCCCGTCCTGGAGCGATTCATCTCCCTCTTCAACAGTGTGTCGCAGTGGGTGCAACTCATGATCCTCAGCAAGCCCACAGCCCCTCAGCGGGCCCTGGTCATCACACACTTCGTCCACGTGGCAGAG AAGCTCCTGCAGCTGCAGAACTTCAACACACTAATGGCAGTGGTCGGAGGCCTGAGCCACAGTTCCATCTCGCGCCTCAAGGAGACCCACAGTCATGTTAGCCCTGAGACGGTCAAG ctctgggAAGGTCTCACGGAACTGGTGACAGCCACAGGGAACTATAGCAATTACCGACGCCGGCTGGCAGCCTGCGTGGGCTTCCGCTTTCCCATCCTGGGCGTGCACCTCAAGGACCTGGTGGCCCTGCAGCTGGCACTGCCTGACTGGCTGGACCCCGCCCGGACCCGACTTAATGGGGCCAAGATGAAACAGCTCTTCAGCATCCTGGAGGAGCTGGCCATGGTGACCAGCCTTCGGCCACCAGTGCAGGCCAACCCAGATCTGCTGAGCCTACTCACG GTATCTCTGGATCAGTATCAGACAGAGGATGAACTCTACCAGCTGTCCCTGCAGCGGGAGCCGCGCTCGAAGTCCTCG CCAACCAGCCCCACAAGCTGCACCCCGCCTCCCCGGCCCCCGGTGCTGGATGAGTGGACCTCAGCTGCCAAACCCAGGCTGGATCAAGCACTCCTGGTGGAACACATCGAGAAGATGGTGGAG TCTGTGTTCCGGAACTTTGACGTCGATGGGGACGGCCACATCTCACAGGAAGAGTTCCAGATCATCCGTGGGAACTTCCCTTACCTCAGCGCCTTTGGGGACCTCGACCAGAACCA GGATGGCTGCATCAGCAGGGAGGAAATGGTGTCCTACTTCCTGCGCTCCAGCTCGGTGCTGGGCGGCCGCATGGGCTTCGTGCACAACTTCCACGAGAGCAACTCCTTGCGCCCGGTTGCCTGCCGCCACTGCAAGGCCCTG ATCCTGGGCATCTACAAGCAGGGCCTCAAATGCCGAG CCTGCGGCGTGAACTGCCACAAGCAATGTAGAGACCGTCTGTCCGTTGAGTGCCGGCGCCGGGCCCAGAGTGTGAGTCTGGAGGGGCCTGCGCCCTCGCCCTCGCCCACCCACACCCATCACCGAGCCTTCAGCTTCTCCCTGCCCCGCCCAGGTAGGCGAGGCTCCCGGCCTCCAG GTGCCGgctgtgagtgggggaagggctgcTGA
- the LOC125931491 gene encoding LOW QUALITY PROTEIN: uncharacterized protein LOC125931491 (The sequence of the model RefSeq protein was modified relative to this genomic sequence to represent the inferred CDS: inserted 1 base in 1 codon) — protein MGAAEWACVHTHGGVCMCGIVHACRCTVLCVCVCVCVCVCVCVRARVRFQSLRGRGTPGWPGSSELQVQNXAPSTGLHSGLESWVCVPEGSFLQVCTGCECHCVYETEAGRQVPEAQVCVYGLEGSFTPMWACGLRYRMRVCPCMGVYHPACDWGCWWRRAGILHPSGRWRPLLGALLCVFECGLPVSELTVRLCSMGPGSGAPAGEEDGLRKGCTRTPGAFTEEVAWERVVPRLRLPADASGAAAGSPHPHPAPGMFCTLARLPKGRPLGVATAPPPLPGAREGAMRAGRLGSSLPPIPGRNSSEVPSGSGFPK, from the exons ATGGGGGCGGCGGAATGGGCGTGTGTGCACACCCATgggggtgtgtgcatgtgtgggattGTACATGCGTGTAGGTGCactgtcttgtgtgtgtgtgtgtgtgtgtgtgtgtgtgtgtgtgtgtgcgtgcgcgcacgtgTGCGATTTCAGAGCCTCCGTGGCCGCGGGACTCCAGGCTGGCCTGGCTCGAGCGAGCTGCAAGTCCAGA TGGCCCCATCAACGGGTTTGCATTCTGGGCTAGAAAGCTGGGTATGTGTGCCCGAGGGATCCTTCCTGCAGGTGTGCACGGGGTGTGAGTGCCATTGTGTGTATGAGACAGAGGCTGGGAGGCAAGTGCCTGAGGcccaagtgtgtgtgtatgggcTGGAGGGGTCTTTCACCCCAATGTGGGCCTGTGGCCTCAGGTATAGAATGAGAGTGTGTCCCTGCATGGGTGTGTATCACCCCGCGTGTGACTGGGGTTGCTGGTGGAGACGTGCCGGCATTCTCCACCCCTCAGGACGCTGGCGCCCCCTTCTGGGCGCCCTGCTCTGTGTGTTCGAATGTGGCCTGCCTGTGAGTGAGCTCACAGTTCGACTGTGTAGTATGGGGCCTGGGTCCGGAGCTCCGGCTGGGGAGGAAGATGGTCTGCGGAAGGGCTGCACCCGGACCCCTGGGGCCTTCACGGAGGAGGTGGCTTGGGAGCGCGTGGTTCCCAGGCTCAGGCTTCCCGCTGACGCCTCCGGGGCGGCAgcgggctccccccacccccaccccgccccaggaATGTTCTGCACTCTAGCTCGCCTCCCCAAGGGCAGGCCCCTGGGGGTTGCCAcagccccgcctcccctcccgGGAGCCCGGGAGGGGGCGATGCGGGCAGGACGCCTgggttcctccctccctcccatcccaggGAGAAATTCCTCCGAGGTCCCCTCAGGCTCTGGGTTCCCAAAATAA
- the RASGRP2 gene encoding RAS guanyl-releasing protein 2 isoform X3: MFLMMHPWYIPSSQLAAKLLHIYQQSRKDNSNSLQVKTCHLVRYWISAFPAEFDLNPELAEQIKELKALLDQEGNRRHSSLIDIESVPTYKWKRQVTQRNPVGQKKRKMSLLFDHLEPMELAEHLTYLEYRSFCKILFQDYHSFVTHGCTVDNPVLERFISLFNSVSQWVQLMILSKPTAPQRALVITHFVHVAEKLLQLQNFNTLMAVVGGLSHSSISRLKETHSHVSPETVKLWEGLTELVTATGNYSNYRRRLAACVGFRFPILGVHLKDLVALQLALPDWLDPARTRLNGAKMKQLFSILEELAMVTSLRPPVQANPDLLSLLTVSLDQYQTEDELYQLSLQREPRSKSSPTSPTSCTPPPRPPVLDEWTSAAKPRLDQALLVEHIEKMVESVFRNFDVDGDGHISQEEFQIIRGNFPYLSAFGDLDQNQDGCISREEMVSYFLRSSSVLGGRMGFVHNFHESNSLRPVACRHCKALILGIYKQGLKCRACGVNCHKQCRDRLSVECRRRAQSVSLEGPAPSPSPTHTHHRAFSFSLPRPGRRGSRPPEIREEEVQAVEDGVFDIHL, from the exons ATGTTCCTCATGATGCACCCTTGGTACATCCCTTCTTCGCAGCTGGCGGCAAAACTGCTCCACAT CTACCAACAATCCCGGAAGGACAACTCCAATTCGCTGCAGGTGAAAACATGCCACCTGGTCAG GTACTGGATCTCGGCATTCCCAGCAGAGTTTGACTTGAACCCTGAGCTCGCTGAGCAGATCAAGGAGCTGAAGGCTCTGTTAGACCAAGAAGGGAACCGGCGGCACAGCAGCCTCATTGACATCGAGAGTGT ccccacctacAAGTGGAAGCGGCAGGTGACCCAGCGGAACCCCGTAGGACAGAAAAAGCGAAAGATGTCCCTGTTGTTCGACCACCTGGAGCCCATGGAGCTGGCGGAGCATCTCACCTACTTGGAGTATCGCTCCTTCTGCAAGATCCTG TTCCAGGACTATCACAGTTTTGTGACTCACGGCTGCACCGTGGACAACCCCGTCCTGGAGCGATTCATCTCCCTCTTCAACAGTGTGTCGCAGTGGGTGCAACTCATGATCCTCAGCAAGCCCACAGCCCCTCAGCGGGCCCTGGTCATCACACACTTCGTCCACGTGGCAGAG AAGCTCCTGCAGCTGCAGAACTTCAACACACTAATGGCAGTGGTCGGAGGCCTGAGCCACAGTTCCATCTCGCGCCTCAAGGAGACCCACAGTCATGTTAGCCCTGAGACGGTCAAG ctctgggAAGGTCTCACGGAACTGGTGACAGCCACAGGGAACTATAGCAATTACCGACGCCGGCTGGCAGCCTGCGTGGGCTTCCGCTTTCCCATCCTGGGCGTGCACCTCAAGGACCTGGTGGCCCTGCAGCTGGCACTGCCTGACTGGCTGGACCCCGCCCGGACCCGACTTAATGGGGCCAAGATGAAACAGCTCTTCAGCATCCTGGAGGAGCTGGCCATGGTGACCAGCCTTCGGCCACCAGTGCAGGCCAACCCAGATCTGCTGAGCCTACTCACG GTATCTCTGGATCAGTATCAGACAGAGGATGAACTCTACCAGCTGTCCCTGCAGCGGGAGCCGCGCTCGAAGTCCTCG CCAACCAGCCCCACAAGCTGCACCCCGCCTCCCCGGCCCCCGGTGCTGGATGAGTGGACCTCAGCTGCCAAACCCAGGCTGGATCAAGCACTCCTGGTGGAACACATCGAGAAGATGGTGGAG TCTGTGTTCCGGAACTTTGACGTCGATGGGGACGGCCACATCTCACAGGAAGAGTTCCAGATCATCCGTGGGAACTTCCCTTACCTCAGCGCCTTTGGGGACCTCGACCAGAACCA GGATGGCTGCATCAGCAGGGAGGAAATGGTGTCCTACTTCCTGCGCTCCAGCTCGGTGCTGGGCGGCCGCATGGGCTTCGTGCACAACTTCCACGAGAGCAACTCCTTGCGCCCGGTTGCCTGCCGCCACTGCAAGGCCCTG ATCCTGGGCATCTACAAGCAGGGCCTCAAATGCCGAG CCTGCGGCGTGAACTGCCACAAGCAATGTAGAGACCGTCTGTCCGTTGAGTGCCGGCGCCGGGCCCAGAGTGTGAGTCTGGAGGGGCCTGCGCCCTCGCCCTCGCCCACCCACACCCATCACCGAGCCTTCAGCTTCTCCCTGCCCCGCCCAGGTAGGCGAGGCTCCCGGCCTCCAG AGATCAGAGAGGAGGAGGTGCAGGCCGTGGAGGATGGCGTATTTGACATCCACTTGTAA
- the RASGRP2 gene encoding RAS guanyl-releasing protein 2 isoform X4 yields the protein MAGTLDLDKGCTVEELLRGCIEAFDDSGKVRDPQLVRMFLMMHPWYIPSSQLAAKLLHIYQQSRKDNSNSLQVKTCHLVRYWISAFPAEFDLNPELAEQIKELKALLDQEGNRRHSSLIDIESVPTYKWKRQVTQRNPVGQKKRKMSLLFDHLEPMELAEHLTYLEYRSFCKILFQDYHSFVTHGCTVDNPVLERFISLFNSVSQWVQLMILSKPTAPQRALVITHFVHVAEKLLQLQNFNTLMAVVGGLSHSSISRLKETHSHVSPETVKLWEGLTELVTATGNYSNYRRRLAACVGFRFPILGVHLKDLVALQLALPDWLDPARTRLNGAKMKQLFSILEELAMVTSLRPPVQANPDLLSLLTVSLDQYQTEDELYQLSLQREPRSKSSPTSPTSCTPPPRPPVLDEWTSAAKPRLDQALLVEHIEKMVESVFRNFDVDGDGHISQEEFQIIRGNFPYLSAFGDLDQNQDGCISREEMVSYFLRSSSVLGGRMGFVHNFHESNSLRPVACRHCKALILGIYKQGLKCRACGVNCHKQCRDRLSVECRRRAQSVSLEGPAPSPSPTHTHHRAFSFSLPRPGRRGSRPPEIREEEVQAVEDGVFDIHL from the exons ATGGCGGGCACCCTAGACCTGGACAAGGGCTGCACGGTGGAGGAGCTGCTCCGCGGCTGCATCGAAGCCTTCG ATGACTCCGGGAAGGTGCGAGACCCGCAGCTGGTGCGCATGTTCCTCATGATGCACCCTTGGTACATCCCTTCTTCGCAGCTGGCGGCAAAACTGCTCCACAT CTACCAACAATCCCGGAAGGACAACTCCAATTCGCTGCAGGTGAAAACATGCCACCTGGTCAG GTACTGGATCTCGGCATTCCCAGCAGAGTTTGACTTGAACCCTGAGCTCGCTGAGCAGATCAAGGAGCTGAAGGCTCTGTTAGACCAAGAAGGGAACCGGCGGCACAGCAGCCTCATTGACATCGAGAGTGT ccccacctacAAGTGGAAGCGGCAGGTGACCCAGCGGAACCCCGTAGGACAGAAAAAGCGAAAGATGTCCCTGTTGTTCGACCACCTGGAGCCCATGGAGCTGGCGGAGCATCTCACCTACTTGGAGTATCGCTCCTTCTGCAAGATCCTG TTCCAGGACTATCACAGTTTTGTGACTCACGGCTGCACCGTGGACAACCCCGTCCTGGAGCGATTCATCTCCCTCTTCAACAGTGTGTCGCAGTGGGTGCAACTCATGATCCTCAGCAAGCCCACAGCCCCTCAGCGGGCCCTGGTCATCACACACTTCGTCCACGTGGCAGAG AAGCTCCTGCAGCTGCAGAACTTCAACACACTAATGGCAGTGGTCGGAGGCCTGAGCCACAGTTCCATCTCGCGCCTCAAGGAGACCCACAGTCATGTTAGCCCTGAGACGGTCAAG ctctgggAAGGTCTCACGGAACTGGTGACAGCCACAGGGAACTATAGCAATTACCGACGCCGGCTGGCAGCCTGCGTGGGCTTCCGCTTTCCCATCCTGGGCGTGCACCTCAAGGACCTGGTGGCCCTGCAGCTGGCACTGCCTGACTGGCTGGACCCCGCCCGGACCCGACTTAATGGGGCCAAGATGAAACAGCTCTTCAGCATCCTGGAGGAGCTGGCCATGGTGACCAGCCTTCGGCCACCAGTGCAGGCCAACCCAGATCTGCTGAGCCTACTCACG GTATCTCTGGATCAGTATCAGACAGAGGATGAACTCTACCAGCTGTCCCTGCAGCGGGAGCCGCGCTCGAAGTCCTCG CCAACCAGCCCCACAAGCTGCACCCCGCCTCCCCGGCCCCCGGTGCTGGATGAGTGGACCTCAGCTGCCAAACCCAGGCTGGATCAAGCACTCCTGGTGGAACACATCGAGAAGATGGTGGAG TCTGTGTTCCGGAACTTTGACGTCGATGGGGACGGCCACATCTCACAGGAAGAGTTCCAGATCATCCGTGGGAACTTCCCTTACCTCAGCGCCTTTGGGGACCTCGACCAGAACCA GGATGGCTGCATCAGCAGGGAGGAAATGGTGTCCTACTTCCTGCGCTCCAGCTCGGTGCTGGGCGGCCGCATGGGCTTCGTGCACAACTTCCACGAGAGCAACTCCTTGCGCCCGGTTGCCTGCCGCCACTGCAAGGCCCTG ATCCTGGGCATCTACAAGCAGGGCCTCAAATGCCGAG CCTGCGGCGTGAACTGCCACAAGCAATGTAGAGACCGTCTGTCCGTTGAGTGCCGGCGCCGGGCCCAGAGTGTGAGTCTGGAGGGGCCTGCGCCCTCGCCCTCGCCCACCCACACCCATCACCGAGCCTTCAGCTTCTCCCTGCCCCGCCCAGGTAGGCGAGGCTCCCGGCCTCCAG AGATCAGAGAGGAGGAGGTGCAGGCCGTGGAGGATGGCGTATTTGACATCCACTTGTAA